The following coding sequences are from one Lolium rigidum isolate FL_2022 chromosome 6, APGP_CSIRO_Lrig_0.1, whole genome shotgun sequence window:
- the LOC124660325 gene encoding probable serine/threonine-protein kinase SIS8 translates to MDNKETSWVRRTKFSHRVYTRAALNGLPVAPLGRELEERLQKYVTMKKSVSMPLDRDKEETVATLKHTASLPSLKHTASLSSLGSLLQPNKEKHNKQKVNLEIPLSPPANSQKSNGPKARSLAKSSSSMMLLSYLNKAQINQNQVSSVQKANGSQHRPRSKSPLPSVLPSELFREARAGSQRFTSPPPERVGSEKSVYGKSLGRDPSANWRSTRLVSAKHKSRKGGGRRVSAVDSVRGRTVSMAQEVQTTVDWTLDPAKMLVRKDKFASGVYSRLYKGVYDEQPVAIKFIRIPKNDDNGKLATMLARQYNTEINALSHLYHKNVIKLVAAYKCPPVFYILTEFLPGGSLRSYLHSIEHHPIPLEKTISIALDVARGLEYIHSQGIVHRDIKPENILFDENFVVKIADFGIACEETLCDLLVEDAGTYRWMAPEMIKGTAYNRKVDVYSFGLLLWEMVTGRIPYENLNPMQVAYTVLHNKTKPTMPADCPMAALAPLIEECCAYQPDKRPDFWQIVKILEKCQSVLSQGGRLDALKWSTCPDQKKGLKHWIQKLKPSHSP, encoded by the exons ATGGACAACAAGGAGACCTCGTGGGTTCGGAGGACAAAGTTCTCTCACAGGGTCTACACCAGGGCTGCTTTGAATGGGTTGCCTGTTGCGCCGCTTGGCAGGGAGCTGGAGGAGCGACTTCAGAAATATGTGACTATGAAGAAGTCTGTGTCGATGCCCCTTGATCGGGACAAGGAGGAAACAGTGGCTACACTGAAACACACAGCTAGCTTGCCTTCATTGAAACACACAGCTAGCTTGTCTTCACTTGGATCATTGCTTCAGCCTAATAAGGAGAAGCATAACAAGCAGAAGGTGAATTTGGAGATCCCTCTAAGCCCTCCGGCGAACTCTCAGAAATCCAATGGCCCAAAGGCAAGGAGCCTTGCCAAGAGCTCGAGCTCGATGATGCTCCTCAGCTACTTAAACAAGGCACAAATCAATCAAAATCAAGTCTCCAGCGTACAAAAGGCTAATGGATCCCAGCACAGGCCGAGATCAAAGTCTCCTCTGCCCAGCGTATTGCCTTCGGAATTATTCAGGGAAGCAAGAGCTGGAAGCCAGAGGTTCACAAGTCCTCCCCCAGAACGAGTAGGATCTGAAAAGAGTGTCTATGGCAAATCGTTGGGTAGGGATCCAAGCGCTAATTGGCGTTCGACTCGTCTAGTCTCTGCTAAGCACAAGTCTCGGAAGGGTGGTGGAAGGAGGGTTAGTGCAGTAGATAGTGTGAGGGGTCGTACAGTTAGCATGGCTCAGGAGGTGCAAACAACGGTTGATTGGACACTCGATCCGGCCAAGATGCTTGTTCGTAAGGATAAGTTTGCTTCTGGTGTATACAGCCGATTATACAAAGGAGTCTATGATGAACAGCCAGTTGCCATCAAGTTTATACGCATTCCTAAAAATGATGACAATGGAAAGTTGGCTACAATGCTTGCTAGACAGTATAACACTGAGATCAATGCATTATCCCACTTGTATCATAAAAATGTGATAAAG CTTGTAGCAGCTTATAAATGCCCACCGGTTTTTTACATTCTCACTGAGTTCCTTCCTGGAGGTTCCCTGAGGTCATACCTACACAGCATTGAGCACCATCCCATCCCTCTAGAGAAGACAATATCTATCGCTCTCGATGTTGCCCGTGGGTTGGAGTACATTCACTCTCAGGGGATCGTCCATCGTGACATTAAGCCTGAGAACATACTGTTTGATGAGAACTTCGTTGTGAAGATCGCTGATTTCGGCATTGCTTGCGAGGAGACTTTATGTGATTTGCTAGTGGAGGATGCGGGTACATACCGTTGGATGGCCCCTGAGATGATCAAGGGCACTGcatataaccggaaggtggatgtaTACAGCTTCGGGCTGCTCTTGTGGGAAATGGTGACAGGAAGGATTCCTTATGAGAACTTGAACCCTATGCAGGTGGCTTATACCGTTCTACACAAT AAGACGAAGCCAACCATGCCCGCAGATTGCCCAATGGCAGCTCTAGCACCCTTGATTGAGGAGTGCTGCGCATATCAGCCCGACAAGAGGCCAGATTTCTGGCAAATTGTCAAAATCCTGGAGAAGTGCCAGTCTGTTCTCTCGCAAGGCGGCCGCCTGGACGCGCTGAAGTGGAGCACCTGCCCTGACCAAAAGAAGGGGCTGAAGCACTGGATTCAGAAACTGAAACCATCACACAGCCCCTGA